A single window of Acidobacteriota bacterium DNA harbors:
- a CDS encoding PilZ domain-containing protein, giving the protein MSDERRAYPRFEVSEHAVAMDEKGATLGRVSVAGGGGMTIHAESRAVAEALKPGRRLTVTVVEPDNKVSNTVDVEVRYSRGSEIGMQFVSGK; this is encoded by the coding sequence GTGAGCGACGAACGCCGCGCGTATCCGCGCTTCGAGGTTTCCGAACACGCCGTCGCCATGGACGAGAAGGGCGCCACGCTCGGTCGCGTCTCGGTGGCCGGGGGCGGCGGCATGACCATCCACGCCGAATCGCGCGCCGTTGCTGAGGCGCTGAAGCCGGGACGCAGGCTCACCGTCACGGTGGTCGAGCCCGACAACAAGGTCTCGAACACGGTGGACGTCGAGGTGCGCTATAGCCGCGGTTCCGAGATCGGCATGCAGTTCGTCAGCGGCAAATAG